A segment of the Colletotrichum destructivum chromosome 3, complete sequence genome:
GGTTCGCCttcgtcgacaacgacaagcCCATCAGCGACAGCGAAGCCGGTCTGCTCCTTCAAGCCTTCAACCGGTTGGGAAACCACCAGCCACGGGGATACGTCCACCCGGCGACGCATCTCAAGACCATTCCCGGTTGCCGCGGGCCAAAACAAAAACCTTCACATCACGTCAACAAGTCTGGCGCTGCTAATGCGCAGGAAATGTACACCAAGATATGTCGGGGGCCGGACAGCACATTCTCTACTCTGCCCTGGAGATGGAAGCTGGGAGACGCGCCGCACAAGCATCGAATTGAGTTGATCGCTCATAGGCGCTCTTGGTCGAATAAGTGAGAATCATGAAATTTATGACGAGCTACACCATCATCTTTCAAAGTCGGAGGATACGTAATCTCCTCCTACCCTATGGCTAACCCAGCACAAGTGTCTCCTTGGTCGAAGGCTTCTCAGTTCTCAGTCCGTCATGTTGTTTATCTCAACCATAATTGTTTATGGTGATGGTTCTTGGAATGAACAATTGGCACCAGGAAACGACAAGAGCCTCACGAACACTCGCATGCTACAGGTTTCAGTTGAATGAAGACTTCAAGACCTGAAGGACAGACGTCAGTCATCCAGCAGCGTTGCTGACCGACTTTTCCGAGGTCAAAAGTAACAATGTTCCGCTTCACTTCACAGACTCGAGCACACTTTGAGAGGACACGCAAGCGAATGTTTGATGCCGATGTCTGAAATACTCATTGGAAATTGGAAACCTTCAACCAATCAATCCTCCGCGTTCAACATGactttgtgtgtgtgtctaTAATACCGTCAACTCCATGCTCAGTGCCCAAGTGACAATCCTCCTCTCGTCCGACCCCTCCGATCCTCCTTCCTACTCCATCAATCTCAACAAAAGGATATGCATCTCTCCATCTTTCTTGAATCCCAAGTGTCTAGTAACATGCAAACTAGTCTACTTGTTGCGTCCGATGTATGTCGGGTTGTGAGTCGTGGCTTGCAACCCTCGACAATGTCTAAGAGCTGTCGTCAGGCGAAGACGGGATGGGCTGGCTGCGGTCCTCGCGGTTCAGGTTCAGGTTCAGGTTCTTGCGGCTGTCAAACAGTCGCGAGACACGGTTCTGCTGCAGCTGGTGCTCCGTCTCGTGCACCTTGTTCAGGTCGTAGTGGCGGATCATGAAGCTCGCGAAGAAGGCTAGCACGGCCAGCGCGACGTAGACGCCGTGGACGCCCTTGAAGCCAAAGGCGTACGACTCGAGCacggcgtccttgaaggTGCCGTCGGGCAGCGtcttgatgacggcgaggtactcctcggcgcgctgggcaatgtcctcggcgatgccctTGCGCCCGAGCTTGAGGCCCATGACGTTCTGgaacgtcgtcgagccgACGTTGACGCCGATGGCGCAGCCCAGCATGCGCAGGAACAGGTACATGGCGGCCGCGTGGCCCGAGTTCTGCGgcgcgacgatggcgcccgTCACGAACGTCTGCGCGTTGAGGACGAAGCCGTgcccgatgccgccgatAGCGAGCGTCACAATGTGCACGGGCAGCGACGTGTCGACGTCCCAGTAGATGAGGAGGCCCGAAGCCAGCGACATGAGGGCCCAGCCGATCCAGATGGACCAGCGGTACGCGTTGAACCGGGATACGAGGATGCCCGAGATGATGGAGCCGGGCAGCAGGAGAAGGGTGACGGGAAGCATCGCCACACCGGCCATGGTCGGGCTGTACTGCATGACGGAGAGGAAGTAGAAGGGGATGTAGTAGAGTTGGCCGTATAGCTAGGCTTCATGTTAGAACGTACATTAACCAGCCGCCAGTGATCGAGTCAACTTACAATGAATCCCTGCAAGAGGCCGAGCACGTAGACGGTGATGGCGCTCATGTCAGTGAAGAGGATCTTCTTCAGGAAAGGGAACCTCGCGAAGCGGTGCTCGTAGAGGAGAGTGACagcaaggccggcggcgccgatgaagacgggAACCAGGGTCTGCGAGCTGCGCCAGGGGAAGTCGTTGCCGCCCCAGGagatgccgacgaggaaaGTCACCATGGAACCGATGAACAGGAAGCCCCCGAGCCAGTCGACGcgcttgagcttctcggtgAACGTGGCCGTGGGAGGCTTCAGAGTCAagaggatggggatggaGACGAGCGAGTAGCCGCAGATGGGGAAATTGAGGTAGAAGATCCATCTCCAGGTGGTGTGCTCAGCGATGGCCCCTCCGATGATGGGGCCAACTAGGGATCCGATGGCCCAGGCCATTTGGCTGTGTTTTCTTGGGTCAGATTCTCTCCGTGATCGCATAGATGCCAAGACACAACACTTACATGATGCCATAGAGCTTGGGTCGGTGGCGGAGAGGCACGATATCGGTGAAAACGACCAGGCTGAGCACATACatgccgccggcaccgaTGCCCTGAACGAcacggccgccaaggagcagCGCAATGCCGCCTGCGAGACAGCACAAGATTGTGCCGGCAGTGAAGAAGATCAAGCTGCCGATCAGGATGATGGGCCGGCCAAAGATGTCACTGAGCGACGCCAGGAACGGCATGGCAACGGCGCATGAGATCAAATACGCCGTGCCGACCCAGAAAGCCTGTGTAGAGGTTCCGCCAATATCTTGAATGATGGACTGTAAAGAGCCGCGGCAGTCAGTTGACAGTTCTCACTCATACTTGcaacgacgccatcaagACCACAAAGTCTTCAAACTTACAGGCAAAGACGTGACAATCACGTTGGCGTCCAGGGCGATGACAAAGGACATGATGGACAGCGTCGCAATGATGACCATCTGGTGCCTCGAGGCCTTCCACTCGGGGATGCTGTCGGACTCATCCGCCAGCATGGGGTCCGAAGCCCCTTGCTGGTCGATATCCTTGGGctccttgatggcggtgTACGACGCGGGGTCGTaggccgtcgacgagtacgtcgacgtcgagacgaCGCGCTCATGGTCTCCGTAAGCCATCCTGAACGCTTGCTGCTTTCAAGACGGGTTGACTGACTGGACTTGCAAAAAGAAAACGACGATTTGAAAGTGCTGGCAAGATGAGAACcaggggagaagggaaaagggggaagggaagaagaatCGGACAGACTGCAGGTTCTCAGTCCTTCTTTAGTATGTATCCATCATCCGTGtatcccctcctcctcgcaGACAGTCACCACAGCAGAGAGCACATACCCTGTCGGTGCTTCCTTTCGCATTCAGATCTGATGTGGCGATCGCGTCCAAGGCCCGGTTTGCCGTGCGCTGGCATATGCAAGGAGAAGTCTAACATGTTCGAGGTACATGGCAGGCTTACTGTTTACATGGAGGCATACGCCGCAGGCTGCATATCTCTTGAGCCTCACGAGGTATCAAAAGTTCGGGCCAAAAGGGGAAAGGCGAATCTTCGGAGGGGGCGAGCTGTGGGAGCGagaaacacacacaaacacatacAAACGCTGTCTTCGGGTTCCCAGCCTGCTTGCAGTGCGGCTCGGCGTGTGCTGCGTTGTCCTCGACGCTGGTTTCTCGCTTGTTTCATTGGCCATCCGCCGCGTTGATCAGTGCAAAACGACGCCCACTGACGCCGCCACATGGGGAGCCCAGGGCTGAAACTCGTTtggaggtcgaggaagcTGGTCTGGGTGTGTAGACCGGTGCCGCCGGGTGTTGGGAGTAGGCTGCTTTTGCACCCTGCTGGAGTCAGGGCTTTGGACTCTTACCAGtgccctgtctctctctcctcctccttccatcTCTCTTGTCGTGAGAATAAATAATGAAACACCTCCAAAGGTTAGCTCGGATCCTGCTGACAACATGTCGAATAGCACAGTTGGAACTGTGTCCGCGCCAGTCTGGGGGTTCGACAGTACAGTTGTGGCTATCCTTTAGAGCGCTGACGGCCTGACGCGAGAATATGCTGTTGCCATGAGGCTCGTCGAGTCGTCTCTTGACATGGCCGGGCCAACCCAGCCGTTGTTTATTCAGTCTGACAGGTGGCTTGGCTGGAAACCGCCCTCTTGGTTCTCGGATGCGAGATTGTGACGCTGAATCGAGTTAGACCCGGTAAGACATGTTGTACCCGTACCCGACAGGCGGAACCCGTGCGAGCCTCATTGGCGCATCCCAGTTCAAGGTATGCAAGTAGCGGCCGTTCCTCTGCGTTTGGGGATGGGAATGTATGTCCTTGTCGGTAAGTCGGGCAAGTCGGGCTTGACCGGATTGCACTTTCTGTTGCCCTCAACATCAGATGATCGGACCGGGAGCTCGAACAGACATTCTTGGAACATCCTAGTCGCATAGCTTTCCCGGTACGATGTAATCCTGATGACATgtggccctcgccgccctcgcttGGGCCCCATGGGTGACTGACGCATGCGGCAGGCTGTTGTCGTGGTCTTGTTGGGTGTCAGGTGGTAAGCCCAATCAAAAAGGGATGGACAGGAAGCAGAGCCTGCCGCGAACTCTACGCCAACGAAGTCTGACTCCCGAGGTTGATTGACATGGGGGTAAGCGGCCGTTTGTCGACTTGGGGAGGGTATAAGCCGACGGAGCGGGCTGGCTGTCCTGCACGCAGCCCAAGTGATCTGTCTCTCCCCAAATCGAGGCGAGGCAAGGCTTCTCTCAACTCTAGGTGATTCGCACACGTGTTTTGCTGAACGACGGTTATGGCCGATCATGTCGTCTCACGTCATAGATATTCGGAAACGATACATAGCCACCGTGATTGCTTGAGCGAGGGGATCTTGCAGATGGCCGACTTTTGCCCGCCAGCAAAAGGGGGTTTGAGCGCGCGTCAAACCTGCGCCGTTGGGTTCTGATAGCCGCACAGGCGTACCATGTTCGTCCCAAGTTCGGTCGCGCGGACACCGGCACAGGTTGAGCGCTGTCAGAGGTTAACTTGTATCGTAACGCTGCCGCGAGCATGCTGCGCTAGACTACGAGTAGAGGGAATGCTCCCTGACTCAAATTGAAAGCATTTTCCTTTGGAAATATCGATGGTCTCCTTGTGAACCGGGATAGACAAACGATCGACGACACACTTCCACCAAGGAATAGAGTGAGAATCAGGCGTTGGTCCAGATTCGATTGACACAGACTACCTGTTCGAGGACCTTTGCGCACCCCTTGGTAAACTGGCTGTCATCAGATGGAAAACCAACGCCTGGGCTGTGCGTGCAGACACAGGTTTCATGGCGGTTCAAGGTGAGTGTCAGCGAGGGCGTCCGAGGCGCAGGTTGATTGTGTGAAGTTGAACCAAAAGACTACGAGAGGAGTACATGCTGCCATGTCTTTAGAATAAGTCGGATATGCAAAAAGAAACATTTACACATCAGAACGCTCTGATCCAGCCGAACGTTTCTTCTCCAAATCCGCTGACGAGTTGGTCCAGTGTCGGAACTGGCGTGCCGGTAGTCTCGCCTCAAACATGCGATCGATTTCGGCCGACGTTCGTCCCTTCATCTCTGGTACGAAAAAGTAGGACACGACAAGCCCGAGGGCACAAAGTCCAGCAAACACGAAACCCGTCTTGGCTTTAAGGTTGCCCTTGTCGGGGTTGAACAGGTACGGCAGCACAAAACCGAAGACGGCATTGTTCGCACCGGCAGTGAACCAGCCGATCCCCTGCCCTTTGGAACGCAGATGGAGCGCAGACGTCTCGGCGCTCACGACATGCGACGCGGGCCAGACTCCCAGCCCAGCCACGATAACGACCGCTATCAGTGATATCGCCGTGTACCTGTGAGCTCGTGTTAGGGTGTGTTGGAAAGCCCTACGAAGCATGGACTACGAGCGACTTACCATACGGTCACAGGGCCCGAGAAGCATCCCGCGATACCCATGGCGGTCCATACCAATGTCAGGAGTGACAGCGTGGCCATGATAAGCCGCCTGCGCCCTACCTTTGAGAGGACCCAGATGCTGGCAATGTTGGCGATGAGTCCACAGACAAGACCGAGAATTAGCACGATGACACTCAAGTTGGCCTTCATGCCGACCATCTGCACGAAGTAGCTGGATTTGGCAAGCAACGTCAGACCAAACATGTTGGGCAGCGAATTGGCGAACATGATGATCAGCGTCCGCCGGAGATTGACACCTCGGAACGAGTCGACGTAGTTGGCATCCGTCTGCCGCCTCTCGTGCTCAATGTTCCGCCGGATCGCCTCCAGCGTATCTTCCGGGTCTGCGCCTGGCACGTCCAACTTGGCCTGGGCCTTGCGGGCCTTGTCGTCCTGGTTccggcggaggaggtgcGTCGGGCTCTCGGGGATGAGGAAAGCCATGAGCAAGGGGAGAGCAGAGAAGGGCCACTGCGACGCAAAGCAAATGGTGTATCCGTTTTCCATGTTCATGCATGCaaagatgacggcggcgcctgTGAGCTGTCCGAGCAAGGTGAAgatggggaagaaggcgagcAGTGGCCCACGGAGGTTGGGCGGCAGGATCTCCGACATGTACGTCTGCGACGTGGTCATGACcatgccgatggcgccgccctgGAAACCTTTGCCTGCAAGGAAGACGCCGCGTCGCGTATGAATATCTGGTGACAGATTTGACACGAAGCATACCGCGACACCGATGGCCGACAGGAATGACCCGACAGCGAGCGACGCCCGGCGACCATATCTGTCCTGGAAGACGCCCCCGATCAGAGAGCCGACCATGGAGCAGCCAGGGCTAACAAAGTTCCAGAGACCGAGCCAGAGTGATGGCAGGATCCATTTGTTGTTGAGGCGCTGACCAAAGTCTTGCCTTTGAACGGATAGGTTAGCCCAAAACGTCGGGGCGCCAAGAATGACGAAAAGCCGTAGGAGGCAGGGGAACATACTGAAAGCTGGGCATGGCTGACGTGgtgccgacgatgacatAGTCGTAGCCGTACATCAGGATGGCCGAGGTCATTCCGATACAATAGAGGACGACACGGCGCCACTTCTTGATGGACTGCCAGAGGGTGAGGTGGCCATAACGGTTTGTCTCCAGGTCCGAATTGTTGGTGCTGGCTATGCTGGTCACAGGCTCCAGATGGCCGACCTTCACATTCACAGACTTGTCTTCCATGTTGGCGAGGTCGCTCATGGCATTTCCTTTTCTTCGGCGGGGGCTAGATCTTTCGGAAGAGGTATCGACGTCTGCGCGGGCGGCTCTTCAGGTCCGCGATGGCGTGTCTTTGCTGTCGAAGCCGGTCGACAATGGATGGCTTTGAAGACGAAGAACTCCCCATCCAGGAAGTGAGGGAGCGGCAGCATTTTGAGCCGGGAGCGTGGCATGCGGATTGCGCCGACGAATCGAGACTAACAACAGCTGGGCTTGGAACCTAAGCCGTTTCCAGAGCTTGGCGACTCTCCAAGATGGGATCCGCATCACCAAGACATTCGGGGGGGTTGCATTGCGCTACCGCCAAGGGCAGGTATTTGCAACTGTGAGATTCAGTGGCACCCTATCAACAAGGCTTTTGTCCAATAGttggaggcgggcgaggacggcatgCTTGTTGCCGCCGCTGTGTTGCGCAGGAGAGGGGTCAAAAAGGACTTGGAAGGCCTGTCGT
Coding sequences within it:
- a CDS encoding Putative major facilitator superfamily, MFS transporter superfamily; translated protein: MAYGDHERVVSTSTYSSTAYDPASYTAIKEPKDIDQQGASDPMLADESDSIPEWKASRHQMVIIATLSIMSFVIALDANVIVTSLPSIIQDIGGTSTQAFWVGTAYLISCAVAMPFLASLSDIFGRPIILIGSLIFFTAGTILCCLAGGIALLLGGRVVQGIGAGGMYVLSLVVFTDIVPLRHRPKLYGIIQMAWAIGSLVGPIIGGAIAEHTTWRWIFYLNFPICGYSLVSIPILLTLKPPTATFTEKLKRVDWLGGFLFIGSMVTFLVGISWGGNDFPWRSSQTLVPVFIGAAGLAVTLLYEHRFARFPFLKKILFTDMSAITVYVLGLLQGFILYGQLYYIPFYFLSVMQYSPTMAGVAMLPVTLLLLPGSIISGILVSRFNAYRWSIWIGWALMSLASGLLIYWDVDTSLPVHIVTLAIGGIGHGFVLNAQTFVTGAIVAPQNSGHAAAMYLFLRMLGCAIGVNVGSTTFQNVMGLKLGRKGIAEDIAQRAEEYLAVIKTLPDGTFKDAVLESYAFGFKGVHGVYVALAVLAFFASFMIRHYDLNKVHETEHQLQQNRVSRLFDSRKNLNLNLNREDRSQPIPSSPDDSS
- a CDS encoding Putative major facilitator, sugar transporter, major facilitator superfamily; translated protein: MSDLANMEDKSVNVKVGHLEPVTSIASTNNSDLETNRYGHLTLWQSIKKWRRVVLYCIGMTSAILMYGYDYVIVGTTSAMPSFQQDFGQRLNNKWILPSLWLGLWNFVSPGCSMVGSLIGGVFQDRYGRRASLAVGSFLSAIGVAVCFVSNLSPDIHTRRGVFLAGKGFQGGAIGMVMTTSQTYMSEILPPNLRGPLLAFFPIFTLLGQLTGAAVIFACMNMENGYTICFASQWPFSALPLLMAFLIPESPTHLLRRNQDDKARKAQAKLDVPGADPEDTLEAIRRNIEHERRQTDANYVDSFRGVNLRRTLIIMFANSLPNMFGLTLLAKSSYFVQMVGMKANLSVIVLILGLVCGLIANIASIWVLSKVGRRRLIMATLSLLTLVWTAMGIAGCFSGPVTVWYTAISLIAVVIVAGLGVWPASHVVSAETSALHLRSKGQGIGWFTAGANNAVFGFVLPYLFNPDKGNLKAKTGFVFAGLCALGLVVSYFFVPEMKGRTSAEIDRMFEARLPARQFRHWTNSSADLEKKRSAGSERSDV